In the genome of Planctomycetota bacterium, the window GCCGCGGATCCGCGCCTGGGCCTCGTCGACGAGGCGCGGGCCGGCTTGGCCGCGTTCACCAGGGATTTTCGCGAGGCGCGGTCGATCGTCGAGGTCACCCAGTCGGGTCGGGCGGACTCCCAGGCCCGGTTCGCCTCGGACACCGGAGATACAATTTTCTTCGGACTCGCCACGGCCGAGAGCCCCTATCGGATTCAATACGGTCGGCCGGGGGCGGTCGAGAACATCGCCTTCAACTGTCAAAGCCTCTGGATCACCTGCTACGGGGCCGACGGGACGGTCCTCCCGATGCCGGGCTCCGACCGGACCGCCATCCGCTCCGTCGGAGCCACGGTGACGGTTTACGACCCCGCCGGTCGCGCCAACCCCATGACCTTCGCCACGCGCGCGAGCATCCGGCGGTCTTTGCCGAGCGTCGTCGTCAACGAAATCATGTACAAACCGCCGGCCGCGCTCGGCGCGAAAGACAAGAACCAATGGGTCGAACTCTATAACGCGACGGCCCGGTCCGTTGACGTCGCCGGTTGGCGCCTCTGGACGAAGGATCAAAGTACGCCCAACACGCTCGTGGCGGACCCGCTCTACAGTACCGGCTCGTGTGTCATTCCGGCCGGCGGCTACGCCGTCATCACCGACACCGACAGCGAACTTTACAATGAGAAACTCAATAACGGCGATTTTGAAAAGGGCATCATGAGCGACTGGAATAGCACGGATTTCTGGAAGGCGGACACCGGCAGCACGGTCTCGGGGAACTATGCGGCCCGATATTCCGGCACCGGTTGGAATATCATCTACCAGGATTTCAAGATCGAGAGTGCCGCCACCAAGGCCCGCGTCCGCGTGTGGGAGCGGGCCGCCTTCGGCACGCCGCGAGTCGTCATCCGCGTCACGAATCGCGGCTCGACCGTTTGGACCACCCTCTATGACGGGCCGTGCCAGACGGCGTGGACGGCCCACGCGGCCGATCTGACCGCCTACATCAACAGGGACGCCCGCCTCGAAATCTGGGCCTACCGAGGCTTTGGCGATGCGTACGTCTATGTGGACGCCGCCGTCGTCCACTGGAGCAAGAACCCGAACCTGTCCCTCGACGCCATGCACCTCTGGGTCAACAGCACCACGATCGGCCAGAACCTCGAGGACAAGCAGGTCTTCCTGGCCCAAGGCGGGCGATTGTCCGACGCGGTCGTTTTCAACAATGCCTGGGGCGGCGACGGCGACGGTTCGACTCTCAGCCGACGCGACGCCTTCGCCCCTTCCAGCGAAGCAGCCACCTGGCAGCCGAGCGCCTACGCCGGGACGCCCGCTGCCGCTAACCCGTAGGAAGGCACGATGCGCAAGGTGCACCGACAATCCGTCTTCGCCCTTCCGCCGTCGCCTTGCGGGCTATGGCGGACAGGTCGGGCTACGCCGGACAAGCACGAAAGACGCGGGGCGGGGGTGTGCCAAGATTTTCTGGCATCCGGCAAGGGCTTAGAACTGTGTGGCACGGCGGGCCTCGTCCCGCCGTGCGCAGGTGGGCCGGGACGCACGGCCGGGCAAGGCCGGCCGTGCCACACCCAATTACGGTTTCGCCTGCGCAACACTCAAGGGAGACGCCGGAAAATCTTGTCACACCCCGGGGCGGCCCTGATCCTCGTCATCTTCGCCGTGGCCTTCGTCGCCGTGCTCGCCGTTGCCGTCCTGGACGTGGCGGCCACGGACCTCGGAATCCTGCGAAACCACCAGAACGGCCTGAAGGCCCTCTATGCCGCCCAAGGCGGCCTGAACACGGCTATCGCGTCGCTTCGCACGGATTGCCAGAGCAGCGGCACGGTGAGCGGCACTATCGGAGCCAGTGGACAGTACGCCGCCCTCATTGAGAATAACCGTCCTCTGGTGACGGTGACGTCGACGGGCAAGGCGGCAGGGTTCGTCCGCACCGTCCAGGCCCGCGTGGTCGTTGCCGGGCCGCCGTTCAAAGCACCGTTCCCCGTCCGCGTCGAGTGGTGGCGCGAAGTCGCGGGCGTGAGCCTCGTTCCATAGGGAAGGACAATGTCCGAGCAACGCGCAATCGGGTTGGCCATTGACGCCGGGGCCGTGGAGGTGGTCGAACTGTCGGCCGACGCCGGCCGGATCACCGTCCTCCGGGCCGCACGCGAACCGCTCCCGCCGGGCGTCTTCGCCGGCGGCGCGGTCGCAAACCCTCACGCCTTGGCCAAAGTCGTCCGCCAACTGCTGAAGCGCGCCGGCCTGGCGCGGCGAAACCTGTTCATCGCGCTCGGCGGGAGCCGGGTGATCGCCCGCGTGGTCGAACTGTCGGCCGCGACGCCCGAGGAGGCCCAGCGCACGCTCGAGGACCGCATCGCCCGCTACGCCGTCTTTGAGGATACCGAGGTGACCTGGCAGGCCGCTCCGCTTGAGGAGGCCGAGCCGGGCAAACAGTCGTACCTTTCGGCCGCGGCCGCCGCCGACGCCATTCCGCCTCTGCTTCAGGCCTTCCATGCCGCGGGGATCCAGGTGGCCTATGTGGAGCCGCACGCCCTGGCGGGCCTGCGGGCCTTGGCCGCTCGCGAGGCCGAGGACTCCAGCGTTCCGCCGACCGTCTTCGTTTCGCTCGGCGCGGAGCGCACCGAATTCATCATCGCCCGGGGGAACCGGCCCCTCTTGATCCGTAGCGTGGACGTCGGCCTGGAAGCCCTGGCTTCCGCACCCGCCGCGGCTGACGACCTGCTGGTCGAGGCGAAACGTTCCGTCGAGTTCTGCCGCAGCCGATTCCCCGACGAGGCGCCGCGCCTCTGGCTCCGTGCGGCGGGCGGCGCGGAAACCGTTGTCCGGGACGTCCTGGCCCGCCTGGCCCAACTCGCACCCCCGTTGGCGGTCGAGGCGGCTCCGCGGTGGGCGACCGAAGCGCCGGCCGAGGCGCCCGATTCCGCGGCCGACGCCTCGTGGGCGGCCGTCGGGGCGGCACTGGCTTCTCTCGGCCGGGACGACGCCGCCTTGCTGAACCTCGTGCCCCCCGAGTGGCCCGAGACCCAGA includes:
- a CDS encoding lamin tail domain-containing protein, which produces AADPRLGLVDEARAGLAAFTRDFREARSIVEVTQSGRADSQARFASDTGDTIFFGLATAESPYRIQYGRPGAVENIAFNCQSLWITCYGADGTVLPMPGSDRTAIRSVGATVTVYDPAGRANPMTFATRASIRRSLPSVVVNEIMYKPPAALGAKDKNQWVELYNATARSVDVAGWRLWTKDQSTPNTLVADPLYSTGSCVIPAGGYAVITDTDSELYNEKLNNGDFEKGIMSDWNSTDFWKADTGSTVSGNYAARYSGTGWNIIYQDFKIESAATKARVRVWERAAFGTPRVVIRVTNRGSTVWTTLYDGPCQTAWTAHAADLTAYINRDARLEIWAYRGFGDAYVYVDAAVVHWSKNPNLSLDAMHLWVNSTTIGQNLEDKQVFLAQGGRLSDAVVFNNAWGGDGDGSTLSRRDAFAPSSEAATWQPSAYAGTPAAANP
- the pilM gene encoding pilus assembly protein PilM, producing MSEQRAIGLAIDAGAVEVVELSADAGRITVLRAAREPLPPGVFAGGAVANPHALAKVVRQLLKRAGLARRNLFIALGGSRVIARVVELSAATPEEAQRTLEDRIARYAVFEDTEVTWQAAPLEEAEPGKQSYLSAAAAADAIPPLLQAFHAAGIQVAYVEPHALAGLRALAAREAEDSSVPPTVFVSLGAERTEFIIARGNRPLLIRSVDVGLEALASAPAAADDLLVEAKRSVEFCRSRFPDEAPRLWLRAAGGAETVVRDVLARLAQLAPPLAVEAAPRWATEAPAEAPDSAADASWAAVGAALASLGRDDAALLNLVPPEWPETQKVRHQVLGLAASIGGVLLVTFALVTSLRLTVGDVARRVEGASLQMHRNTTEVLEAAELKHRAATAVENARLWNRARAHLAPFDWVAGLQAVIEQTPASVRITRLTVKEGVLRIAGEARSPDDAHEFVRRLASLRLLDEARMERLERAPVEGSPFIRCTITCRFHETVPEPAPADNAKGTKR